Proteins from a genomic interval of Xanthomonas sp. AM6:
- a CDS encoding sorbosone dehydrogenase family protein produces the protein MTRLSSSPARWALCLLSAAVLSACGDTAKHSIEEGMGPDPVLPDPVKRMIPTVKVAEVKRWADGAAPVPAAGLAVQAFARDLDHPRWLYVLPNGDVLVAETAAPPAPEKESSGLRDKIQDAMMAKAGSTVPSANRITLLRDADGDGVAEVRTQFLKGLYSPFGMALVGDRLYVANADALVSFPYKDGDTQISDAPSFIANLPGGINHHWTKSLLASRDGKKLYVGVGSNSNVAENGMDAELNRAAILEVDAQSGATRVFASGLRNPVGLAWQPGADTLWVVVNERDEIGSDLVPDYLTSVREGGFYGWPYSYYGQHVDERVQSQNAEMVASAIKPDYALGAHTASLGLSFYEGALLPQAYRGGAFIGQHGSWNRNPPSGYKVVYVPFAGGKPSGKAQDVLTGFLDAEGKAQGRPVGVAVDKPGALLVADDVGNVIWRVTPKAGQ, from the coding sequence ATGACGCGCCTTTCCTCGTCCCCTGCCCGTTGGGCCCTGTGCCTCCTGTCCGCTGCCGTGTTGAGTGCCTGTGGCGACACCGCCAAGCACTCCATCGAAGAGGGGATGGGACCCGATCCGGTGCTACCCGATCCGGTGAAGCGCATGATCCCCACGGTGAAGGTCGCCGAGGTCAAGCGCTGGGCCGACGGCGCCGCGCCGGTACCGGCCGCCGGCCTGGCGGTGCAGGCCTTCGCCCGCGACCTGGACCACCCGCGCTGGCTGTACGTGCTGCCCAACGGCGACGTGCTGGTGGCCGAGACCGCGGCGCCGCCGGCGCCGGAGAAGGAAAGCAGCGGCCTGCGCGACAAGATCCAGGACGCGATGATGGCCAAGGCCGGCTCCACCGTGCCCAGCGCCAACCGCATCACCCTGCTGCGCGACGCCGACGGCGACGGCGTGGCGGAAGTGCGCACGCAGTTCCTCAAGGGCCTGTATTCGCCGTTCGGCATGGCCCTGGTCGGCGACCGCCTGTACGTGGCCAATGCCGACGCGCTGGTCAGCTTCCCGTACAAGGACGGCGACACCCAGATCAGCGACGCGCCCAGCTTCATCGCCAATCTGCCCGGCGGCATCAACCATCACTGGACCAAGAGCCTGCTGGCCAGCCGCGACGGCAAGAAGCTCTACGTCGGCGTCGGCTCCAACAGCAACGTCGCCGAGAACGGCATGGACGCCGAGCTCAACCGCGCCGCGATCCTGGAAGTGGACGCGCAAAGCGGCGCCACCCGGGTGTTCGCCAGCGGCCTGCGCAATCCGGTCGGACTGGCCTGGCAGCCGGGCGCGGACACGCTGTGGGTGGTGGTCAACGAGCGCGACGAGATCGGCAGCGACCTGGTGCCCGACTACCTGACCTCGGTGCGCGAGGGCGGCTTCTACGGCTGGCCGTACAGCTACTACGGCCAGCACGTGGACGAACGCGTGCAGTCGCAGAACGCGGAGATGGTGGCCAGCGCGATCAAGCCGGACTACGCGCTGGGCGCGCATACCGCCTCGCTCGGGCTGAGCTTCTACGAAGGCGCGCTGCTGCCGCAGGCGTACCGCGGCGGCGCCTTCATCGGCCAGCACGGCTCCTGGAACCGCAATCCGCCGTCCGGCTACAAGGTGGTCTACGTGCCCTTCGCCGGCGGCAAGCCCAGCGGCAAGGCGCAGGACGTGCTGACCGGCTTCCTCGACGCCGAAGGCAAGGCCCAGGGCCGCCCGGTCGGCGTGGCGGTGGACAAGCCCGGCGCGCTGCTGGTGGCCGACGACGTCGGCAACGTGATCTGGCGGGTCACG
- a CDS encoding DUF3247 family protein, producing the protein MTKYADAVHTDPDAIAALQAWLPQLPDQAQVLLQLDDGSQVSGTVSVRPTLQTFRDHDEREGVNGVLRLDDLLQPGQQHYIWLDRIRGVQPLSPTS; encoded by the coding sequence ATGACCAAGTACGCCGACGCGGTGCATACCGACCCCGACGCCATCGCCGCGCTGCAGGCGTGGCTGCCGCAATTGCCCGACCAGGCGCAGGTGCTGCTGCAGCTGGACGACGGCAGCCAGGTCAGCGGCACGGTGTCGGTCCGGCCGACCCTGCAGACCTTCCGCGACCACGACGAGCGCGAAGGCGTCAACGGCGTGCTGCGGCTGGACGACCTGCTGCAGCCCGGGCAGCAGCACTACATCTGGCTGGACCGGATCCGCGGCGTGCAGCCGCTGTCGCCGACCTCCTGA